aaaaaaatttaataaatattataaattttaatatttatccttCTACCTTCTTTTCACATATTCtataggatatatattcaaatttttatataaaataataatgaaaaatcaaagaattgatgcattttttaagaggaaggctaatatttaagaaggagaacatataacttttacaatgtCAACACTTGTAGAtaattcttctactttaatgaatcacgaagaaagtgagatacaaccttcaaaagttcaaaaagttatatctgatgagtttgaccttaatttttTGGAACGAGAACCTAAAAAACGGTTTTAAATTTagcaatatcacccaaaccagagagatgagGTTAGACAAGCTTATCTCATTAAATGAGGTTCATATCAAAAGCATTTTGACAATTATTCTCTATCtgcccccaaaattttgtttcaagttccgctACTGACTCCAAGGGGCCGTTATGAACCTACATTTTATGGACAATTGATAGCCAGTTGTCCTTTGTCGTTTGATGCTTCTGTTCTAGTTCTGAAATTTGGGAATGCTGGTATGATACGTGAGGGCATATTGCTGGGTATAATCATGGATACACAGCCTTTACCCATTCTTCATCCATTTGGAGAGGAAATATTGGTAATGCCGGAGTGGATCAATATTACTATTTCCAATTGCACTGATTCTATGTTGTAATTTCTATGAGCTTTATTCTAATTGAATCCTTTTGTTTTTGTCAGTTTTCAAAGCATATTGCTAGCTACTTTACTGACCGAACAATCTTAGCCGGTCGAAAGGAGATGGAATTCATGGCTAACTTCTGTGCATTTGAATTTTGGCAGCATCTTTTCAGGGTAAAGTCATATTCCTCCTTCACTTTATGAGCTTCCAAATACCTTAGCATTGTTTAGCTTTTGTATGAGGATTTATTGACGAAAGGTGGAAGGAAAAATTTTCAAgatgataatttttttaattaaaaactacaaTATTGCTCACTAAACATCATGCTTCTTGTGGTGGAAATAGTTCATGTAATTAGATATCTATTTTCACTTGGACTCCTGTGAGACTTGGAGTGGATTCAAGCAGCCACATGACCATATCTTTTTTGGAAATAGGATTTGGTTTTATTTTGTGTTATGGTCTGCAATGCTTACAGGTTGCATGAATCTGAAAGTGAATATTTTCTTTCACATGCAGGATAAGTATCGGTTTAACCATTTGAAGCAGGTTCTAGAGATTGAGAATGTGTATCCTACCAAAGCACTGATGCCTAAGCTTAAGGAAGATTGGTGTTCTCTCCATAATCTCTCCCAGTCATCTCTGCATCAGACCTTAGAAATTTGTATGTATGTGTTATAATTATGTCAGATGTGTGCTTCTTTGAATTCTTTTAACAGGAGTGCATCAAATTTGTTGAATCTGTTATATTGTTTTTGTCATAGATTTTTACTCTACTAATCCTCTTTAATTCTAATATTTACAGATGATGATTTGTTAGGTTCAGTACACCGGTTGCGGCCAAAATTTTTGAGCTCTTTTAGGGGTTTGCCACCCTATTTTGATCCTTACGAATATGAACACACATGCTTAGTAACATGCCAAGGAGATGGGAACATAGATGGAGTTTCTGCATATGAGGAAGGCATTAAAGCAACAGGTGAAACAAAATGTGCTTCTGTGCCATATGTCACTTCAGAAGAATTTCACAGTTATGATGTGGCAAGAATGTTCACTAAAATTATAAAAGAGGTAGTGTAGTTTGAAATTCTTGTACATACAATATTGGGAGCACACAAGTTAAATTATGTTGATTCTCCTTGACCATTAAATTATGTTGGGAGCACAAGTTATAACACAAGTGGTGTATTAATCTAAGGAATaagattttcttcttttctttttgtttcttcctATTTTGGTACGATAGTTAAGCAATTAGGCACAATATATTTATATAAGcatttgttaattttttacatgtattttatataattaacaaGTAATTTATAGCTTATTTCCATAAAACAAATATTCTATGTTCAGAGATATGTTGGATCAAAGTTGTTACTATCTTTTCAATACAAGAATGAATGCTAAAATGGTCATACTTAATTAAGGGGAAAGTAAAATATTTAGGACACCTAAGCAGATAAACATAACCTAGTCAAATTGGATGAATGGAAAAATTTCTTCCTCTTTGCCAATTCAATCAactgaacaagaaaataaaagaagagtgTATTTAGAAGCAAGCTATTGAATCTAATGGACACCCTCTTTCAATGCACCGAATAATTAGTGTGACTAATTTACTATACAcattatatatacacacacacacacacaaactaCGTTTAGGAGAATGATTTTGACATTCTCTAATTGATGATGTCATTCTTTTATTGtaagttatttttaaaaaataaaataaaaaagatgaagAATAATCTAAACCCATTGAGCTTCTCCAACCAGACAATGCAAGTGGCATATATTGGAGGGCCATGATCTCTCAGGAGCTCAGATTGCGTCTTCCTTCTCTTCCTGGTTGACTTTTGTTTAAATGAAACACATTTGTTGAGCCATCCAGATATAGCCTCCAGATACGATTTCTGAGCTCCAATCCACTTGGTCAAGCTCGATGATAGAAAGAGGAGTTCATCTTCAAGATAGCTGGTAATCTGCCTATGTAATTCAGAATGCATGGCGATTTTAGCATGACTATTGTTATACGGTACTGAAATGATCTGAAACTGAAGCTTGTGACATTCAAACATCACTTCCCACATCCTGCTTAACCTGCCATTCAAGCACAAACAGATGAAATACAAAAGAAAAagcagttctttttttttttcaaaataagtaaATGCGCATGCATAAACTAGACTTCTCATTGACTAAGGAAAACATAAGTTTCTTATTGATCCAAAATCattaaactggcattcaaaggtTGATAATCATTGGTGCAATTGGAAAGTAAGATCCAGCAATCTTATATTATCTATTAGCAAAGTTAAACATAGAAATATAAGTTTAGAAGAGCACAAATGGATTCGAAATCAGACGCACTTCTGGATTTGAAGAGCAAAAAATGATAGGTATACAAGCCAAAACAAAAAGGAGAGGAGGAAAGCAGTGTCCTCACACCAGAACTGTAATGATGGGTCTGAACTCTAAAAAATGGATAAGAATTTCAAACAATggtaattttaaattagaatgacCATAACCAGAAAAGGCATACAGATTGGTGATTGAATTTTGAGCTTTGAGAgcatttttatgtttataaatTTATATCCTTCTGCGTAAACCTTTTAACAAATGGAGATGATATATCGGCAACATGTACGAAAAATATAATGGGAACCTTTTATAAATATTCTTAAACAATTATTaatcaatatatacatatattctaaATTCCGAAAAAATACACACAGGGCAAGAGGTTTGTGGTCAGAGTTTGAAGTAGAATTGGGAGCAGAAAATTGAACTCAGAATAGGAATCGGAGATCAATTCGCAATCCACACAAATATAGCAGGGGAATACATCAAGAAAACACCAATGATGTAAATACATAAaatatagagaaaaaaaaaggttGATCAGAAAAAATTTCTGTCATCTAAATTGATCTTGTAAAACTTCGAAGGATAGAATTGAAACTAATTCATAAGATGTTTAgagacaattaaaaataaaatctggaTAAAGGAGCTTCAAAAATGAAGAATGTATGAGTTTATGAATTGAAAATTATGTTATTGAATTACTAAATTAAAAATGAAGAATGTAAAACTTCGAAGGATAGAATTGAAAATTATGTTATTgaattactaaattaaaaaaatataaactaaaagaATTGAGTTTATGATTAAGTGAtggtcaaaaataataaattttaataatcttttaatatttttttaaatgataatgGAAGTTGATTTGTCTATTTTTTATAGAATTTAACATGAAAATTAATTTGTGTAATAAGTTTAGTAactgatttaataattaaattttgttaaaaattaaacttttcaaccaaaaaatttaaaaaacgaatttattatattattcttaATTTATTGTTTCCTGCAGAATaggtaaataattaattatataaccTTTGTATTTTTTTGGGGTCATTATTATAACGTATTATTAGAAcactaattaaaaaattatctatTCTTTTTGGGCATGCATCGGTGTTAGTAAAAAATAATTCAGCctactttattattttaattattttctcattTACAAACTAATGAATTCCATATACATACACACGTGATTCACAGAGCCCATCAGCTTCCAGCCATccagaatttattttaatatggCTGGCTTACCAATATAAATCATCATTTAGCTATAAGCTTATTACCTTtagctgtctttttctttttcttttatgaaCTTTTTCGTTAATACACACCGTACAAGAGACAAAAATTTTACTGACCACCTATCCGTATAtgttatactattttttttttttttttgaaacaaagaagTTCAACACAAACGTGGAGCAAATCAAGCAAGGGAAACAACAAACTAGAAGTACATCTTACAAAGAAACCAAAACTAAAGTAACCCCAATGTTATCTccgacattgccatcaacaactaaaGGGATCCCCATACCTCCANNNNNNNNNNNNNNNNNNNNNNNNNNNNNNNNNNNNNNNNNNNNNNNNNNNNNNNNNNNNNNNNNNNNNNNNNNNNNNNNNNNNNNNNNNNNNNNNNNNNNNNNNNNNNNNNNNNNNNNNNNNNNNNNNNNNNNNNNNNNNNNNNNNNNNNNNNNNNNNNNNNNNNNNNNNNNNNNNNNNNNNNNNNNNNNNNNNNNNNNNNNNNNNNNNNNNNNNNNNNNNNNNNNNNNNNNNNNNNNNNNNNNNNNNNNNNNNNNNNNNNNNNNNNNNNNNNNNNNNNNNNNNNNNNNNNNNNNNNNNNNNNNNNNNNNNNNNNNNCATGTAGCTGATTCACCagatccaactcccattggaatagctCACGTCTCCAATGGAAGTTCCAAACCCACTCAAACTCATCCCAGAACCCACAGTCCCCTATGACAGATCCTTTTTGGGTTGAAACCGAGAATAGCCTTGGAAACCTATCCTTTAGAGGTCCACACCTGAGCTAGATATCTTCCCAAAAGTGAGTCCTTATGCCATCACCAACCTCCATAGACAAGTCAGTTATCATCTTGTCTCTTATATGTTGCTCCTTAATCTGCAGCTGACATATGTCTTTCCATGGACCCCCTTTAGCAGGTAATGTCTGGGAAGATAAAAGCTTATTAGGANNNNNNNNNNNNNNNNNNNNNNNNNNNNNNNNNNNNNNNNNNNNNNNNNNNNNNNNNNNNNNNNNNNNNNNNNNNNNNNNNNNNNNNNNNNNNNNNNNNNNNNNNNNNNNNNNNNNNNNNNNNNNNNNNNNNNNNNNNNNNNNNNNNNNNNNNNNNNNNNNNNNNNNNNNNNNNNNNNNNNNNNNNNNNNNNNNNNNNNNNNNNNNNNNNNNNNNNNNNNNNNNNNNNNNNNNNNNNNNNNNNNNNNNNNNNNNNNNNNNNNNNNNNNNNNNNNNNNNNNNNNNNNNNNNNNNNNNNNNNNNNNNNNNNNNNNNNNNNNNNNNNNNNNNNNNNNNNNNNNNNNNNNNNNNNNNNNNNNNNNNNNNNNNNNNNNNNNNNNNNNNNNNNNNNNNNNNNNNNNNNNNNNNNNNNNNNNNNNNNNNNNNNNNNNNNNNNNNNNNNNNNNNNNNNNNNNNNNNNNNNNNNNNNNNNNNNNNNNNNNNNNNNNNNNNNNNNNNNNNNNNNNNNNN
The DNA window shown above is from Arachis ipaensis cultivar K30076 chromosome B08, Araip1.1, whole genome shotgun sequence and carries:
- the LOC110265307 gene encoding DExH-box ATP-dependent RNA helicase DExH8-like — its product is MPKVVAEKLISLQRRFLWSKEDGRNGMALVSWDVVQTPKKLGGLGVENAMVRNTALLFKWWWRFSKEECPLWKKVVCSCNNLSPNKLLSSQTLPAKGGPWKDICQLQIKEQHIRDKMITDLSMEVLQAETLPEDIASYSFTKTIWKGLVPPRVELLAWCGAFGYQILVDHGQSQHFDNYSLSAPKILFQVPLLTPRGRYEPTFYGQLIASCPLSFDASVLVLKFGNAGMIREGILLGIIMDTQPLPILHPFGEEILFSKHIASYFTDRTILAGRKEMEFMANFCAFEFWQHLFRDKYRFNHLKQVLEIENVYPTKALMPKLKEDWCSLHNLSQSSLHQTLEIYDDLLGSVHRLRPKFLSSFRGLPPYFDPYEYEHTCLVTCQGDGNIDGVSAYEEGIKATGETKCASVPYVTSEEFHSYDVARMFTKIIKEVV